The Burkholderia pyrrocinia genome has a segment encoding these proteins:
- a CDS encoding AsmA family protein produces the protein MTLTRAIGKSAAWIVGIVAVLIAAAGVFLFTFDWNRAKPWVNEQVSAALGRPFAINGDLKVGWRRPDGETGWRAWVPWPSFSATQLEIGNPDWAKVPRFVTLDAAHFDLAILPLLAHEIVIPSIDVVNPAVDLERLADGRNTWTFQFKQSSQPSPWKVRLDSFGFAKGTVTYRDAITKADLTVAIDTLGQPIPLGDVLKEQEQTSREASAQRVGKRGAAQLSAKANAEAASSASGAQAASAVSASGASGASVVASASSASSASSSASAASGASGAAAPAKPSGPTYAFGLKVDGRYKNVPISGTGKLGGVLAIQDASRPFPLQADVKAGDTRLAIVGTLTDPMHLAAIDLRLWLQGTSMSHLYQLTGITLPDTPPYATEGRLIGNFKRHASTFRYENFNGRVGGSDLGGTLVYEQREPRPKLSGELVSNLLQFSDLAPVIGADTAASKAKRGDTTRQPPGRVLPVETFRTDRWREIDADVKFTGRKLIKSSNLPITNLYTHIVMQDGVLSLEPLQFGVAGGTLATTAHLDGSGAPLKGRFTVAARHLKLKQLFPTQKVMQSALGEINGDASLSATGNSPAALAATSTGEVKALVTDGRISRLLMEAAGLNVANVVYEKLFGNNDVKINCAAIDFVATNGILDPKVFALDTDDALINVDGPISLRDETLDLKIHPHTKGFRIFSLRSPLYAKGTFKNPNVGVDAGALALRAGAMVGLGLINPFAALIPLIAPSNNKDVPCSELFGQMKEKAAQKAAAKAGK, from the coding sequence ATGACGCTAACCCGAGCCATCGGCAAATCGGCTGCATGGATCGTCGGTATCGTCGCGGTGCTCATCGCGGCGGCCGGCGTCTTTCTTTTCACGTTCGACTGGAACCGCGCGAAGCCGTGGGTCAACGAACAGGTGAGTGCGGCACTCGGCCGCCCGTTCGCGATCAACGGCGACCTCAAGGTCGGCTGGCGTCGCCCCGACGGCGAGACCGGCTGGCGCGCCTGGGTGCCCTGGCCGAGCTTTTCGGCCACGCAGCTCGAGATCGGCAATCCCGACTGGGCGAAGGTACCCAGGTTCGTCACGCTCGATGCCGCGCATTTCGATCTCGCGATCCTGCCGCTGCTCGCGCACGAAATCGTCATTCCGTCGATCGACGTCGTGAATCCCGCCGTCGACCTCGAGCGGCTCGCCGACGGCCGCAACACGTGGACCTTCCAGTTCAAGCAATCGTCGCAGCCGTCGCCGTGGAAGGTGCGGCTCGACAGCTTCGGCTTCGCGAAGGGCACCGTCACGTATCGCGACGCGATCACGAAGGCCGACCTGACCGTCGCGATCGATACGCTCGGGCAGCCGATTCCGCTCGGCGACGTGCTGAAGGAACAGGAACAGACGTCGCGTGAGGCGTCCGCGCAGCGTGTCGGCAAGCGCGGCGCCGCGCAGTTGAGCGCGAAGGCCAACGCGGAAGCCGCGTCGAGCGCGTCGGGTGCGCAGGCTGCGAGTGCGGTGTCGGCGTCGGGTGCTTCGGGTGCGTCGGTCGTTGCTTCGGCTTCGTCCGCGTCTTCCGCTTCTTCCTCCGCTTCCGCCGCGTCCGGCGCAAGCGGCGCCGCGGCGCCCGCGAAGCCGTCCGGCCCGACCTATGCGTTCGGGCTGAAGGTCGACGGCCGCTACAAGAACGTGCCGATCAGCGGCACCGGCAAGCTCGGCGGCGTGCTCGCGATCCAGGACGCGTCGCGGCCGTTCCCGCTGCAGGCCGACGTGAAGGCCGGCGACACGCGGCTTGCGATCGTCGGCACGCTGACCGATCCGATGCATCTCGCGGCGATCGACCTGCGGCTGTGGCTGCAGGGCACGTCGATGTCGCACCTTTACCAGCTCACCGGCATCACGCTGCCCGACACGCCGCCTTACGCGACCGAAGGGCGGCTGATCGGCAACTTCAAGCGGCACGCGAGCACGTTCCGCTACGAGAACTTCAACGGCCGCGTCGGCGGCAGCGATCTCGGCGGTACGCTGGTGTACGAGCAGCGCGAGCCGCGGCCGAAGCTGTCGGGCGAACTCGTGTCGAACTTGCTGCAGTTCTCCGATCTCGCGCCGGTGATCGGCGCGGATACGGCCGCAAGCAAGGCCAAGCGCGGCGACACGACGCGCCAGCCGCCGGGCCGCGTGCTGCCGGTCGAGACGTTCCGTACCGATCGCTGGCGCGAGATCGACGCGGACGTCAAGTTCACGGGCCGCAAGCTGATCAAGAGTTCGAACCTGCCGATCACGAACCTTTACACGCACATCGTGATGCAGGACGGCGTGCTGTCGCTCGAACCGCTGCAGTTCGGTGTTGCGGGCGGCACGCTCGCGACGACCGCGCACCTCGACGGCAGCGGCGCGCCGCTGAAGGGCCGCTTCACGGTGGCCGCGCGGCACCTGAAGCTCAAGCAGCTGTTCCCGACGCAGAAGGTCATGCAGTCGGCGCTCGGCGAGATCAACGGCGACGCGTCTTTGTCGGCGACCGGCAACTCGCCGGCCGCGCTGGCCGCGACGTCGACCGGCGAAGTGAAGGCGCTCGTCACCGACGGCCGCATCAGCCGCCTGCTGATGGAAGCGGCGGGGCTGAACGTCGCGAACGTCGTCTACGAGAAGCTGTTCGGCAACAACGACGTGAAGATCAACTGCGCGGCGATCGACTTCGTCGCGACCAACGGCATTCTCGACCCGAAGGTATTCGCGCTCGATACCGACGACGCGCTGATCAACGTCGACGGCCCGATCAGCCTGCGCGACGAGACGCTCGACCTGAAGATCCATCCGCATACGAAGGGTTTCCGGATCTTCTCGCTGCGCTCGCCGCTGTATGCGAAGGGCACGTTCAAGAACCCGAACGTCGGTGTCGATGCGGGCGCGCTCGCGCTGCGTGCCGGCGCGATGGTCGGGCTCGGGCTGATCAACCCGTTCGCGGCGCTGATTCCGCTGATCGCGCCGAGCAATAACAAGGACGTGCCGTGCTCCGAGTTGTTCGGGCAGATGAAGGAGAAGGCCGCGCAGAAGGCGGCCGCGAAGGCCGGCAAGTGA
- a CDS encoding ABC transporter ATP-binding protein — protein sequence MTAPTGLIDAQRITRRDASSGKTLLAPTDFSLAAGSRIAITGPSGSGKSVLLRALALLDPIDGGHILWRGSRIRRSAIPRYRRSVAYVRQRPAQMDGTVESQLRYPYSLAIYRDVAFDRARAEALAARAGRGPDFLDKRASDLSGGEAQIAALLRVLQLDPDVLLLDEPTSALDPESARAIEALVGAWFDAAPDARAYMWISHDPAQAARIGTMRLVMQAGVLHVANPAEAAQ from the coding sequence ATGACAGCCCCCACCGGCCTCATCGATGCACAGCGCATCACGCGGCGCGACGCCAGCAGCGGCAAGACCCTGCTCGCCCCGACCGATTTCAGCCTCGCAGCGGGATCGCGAATTGCCATCACGGGACCATCCGGATCGGGCAAAAGCGTGCTGCTGCGCGCGCTCGCACTGCTCGATCCGATCGACGGCGGCCACATCCTGTGGCGCGGCAGCCGGATCCGGCGCAGCGCGATCCCGCGCTACCGGCGCAGCGTCGCGTATGTGCGCCAGCGTCCCGCTCAGATGGACGGCACCGTCGAATCGCAATTGCGCTATCCGTATTCGCTCGCGATCTATCGCGACGTCGCGTTCGATCGCGCGCGCGCCGAAGCGCTCGCCGCACGTGCCGGCCGCGGCCCCGACTTTCTCGACAAGCGCGCAAGCGACCTGTCGGGCGGCGAAGCCCAGATCGCCGCGCTGCTGCGCGTGCTGCAACTCGATCCCGATGTGCTGCTGCTCGACGAACCGACGTCCGCGCTCGATCCCGAATCGGCGCGCGCGATCGAAGCGCTCGTCGGCGCGTGGTTCGACGCGGCGCCCGACGCACGCGCGTACATGTGGATCTCGCACGACCCGGCCCAGGCCGCACGAATCGGCACGATGCGGCTCGTGATGCAGGCCGGCGTGCTGCACGTTGCCAACCCGGCGGAGGCTGCGCAATGA
- a CDS encoding ABC transporter permease has translation MSPALQDLSLVDVGIAAALVAVNGGISAALSLGLGRKLALAAVRTVVQLLAIGYVLGWVFGHPHWTVVLPLTALMTLIAGFAGAGRGKRTYRGQRIDSIASIWFSSWFVAAVGLFVVIRIHPWYAPQYAIPILGMILGNTLTGVSLGVERMMEELTARRDRVETVLALGGTRWEAAQDAARQAVRAGMLPTLNQMAVVGVVSLPGMMTGQVLAGQSPLQAVRYQIVIMFLIAAASALGTVGAVLMTYRRLFSADHRFLAARLEERAH, from the coding sequence ATGAGCCCGGCACTGCAGGACCTGAGCCTCGTCGACGTCGGCATCGCCGCCGCGCTCGTCGCTGTCAACGGCGGGATCTCGGCGGCACTGTCGCTCGGCCTCGGCCGCAAGCTCGCGCTCGCGGCGGTGCGCACCGTCGTCCAGTTGCTCGCGATCGGCTATGTGCTCGGCTGGGTGTTCGGCCATCCGCACTGGACCGTCGTGCTGCCGCTCACCGCGCTGATGACGCTGATCGCCGGCTTCGCCGGCGCGGGACGCGGCAAGCGCACGTACCGCGGCCAGCGCATCGACAGCATTGCGTCGATCTGGTTCAGCAGCTGGTTCGTCGCGGCGGTCGGCCTGTTCGTCGTGATCCGCATCCATCCGTGGTATGCGCCGCAATACGCGATCCCGATCCTCGGGATGATTCTCGGCAATACGCTGACGGGCGTGTCGCTCGGCGTCGAGCGGATGATGGAGGAGCTCACGGCACGCCGCGACCGCGTCGAGACCGTACTCGCGCTGGGCGGGACACGCTGGGAAGCCGCGCAGGACGCCGCGCGCCAGGCCGTGCGCGCAGGCATGCTGCCGACGCTGAACCAGATGGCCGTCGTCGGCGTCGTGAGCCTGCCGGGGATGATGACGGGCCAGGTGCTGGCCGGCCAGTCGCCGCTGCAGGCCGTGCGCTACCAGATCGTGATCATGTTCCTGATTGCCGCGGCGTCCGCGCTCGGCACCGTCGGCGCGGTGCTGATGACCTATCGCCGGCTGTTCTCGGCCGATCACCGCTTTCTCGCAGCGCGGCTCGAAGAGCGCGCGCACTGA
- a CDS encoding PliI family lysozyme inhibitor of I-type lysozyme, which produces MKFRMPMLLLAAAFVSAHAQAADDCSFVKKVELPARQQVAVVSSGALEPCSTGSYAVRVYSTAHAAPGFDTDDYVTGALHARDGTVTDAYTADLGTRAPQALVVTTRSAGSGGYVGAHAYVTTPRAVRLVASVDGLAPDADIAAALRKAVGKRRGAR; this is translated from the coding sequence ATGAAATTCCGCATGCCCATGCTGCTGTTGGCCGCTGCGTTCGTCTCTGCGCACGCGCAGGCGGCCGACGATTGCAGTTTCGTGAAGAAGGTCGAGCTGCCGGCGCGGCAGCAGGTGGCGGTCGTGTCGAGCGGCGCACTCGAACCGTGCTCGACCGGCAGCTACGCGGTGCGCGTGTATTCGACCGCGCATGCTGCCCCCGGCTTCGATACCGATGACTACGTGACCGGTGCGCTGCATGCGCGCGACGGCACGGTTACCGATGCGTACACGGCCGACCTCGGCACGCGGGCCCCGCAGGCGCTCGTCGTGACGACGCGCTCGGCCGGCAGCGGTGGCTATGTCGGCGCGCACGCCTATGTGACGACACCGCGTGCGGTGCGGCTCGTCGCGTCGGTCGACGGGCTCGCGCCCGACGCGGACATCGCGGCCGCGTTGCGGAAGGCGGTCGGCAAGCGCCGCGGCGCGCGCTGA
- a CDS encoding DUF6013 family protein, which produces MSQRSLSVAASWSAVFAAACVSASVFAAPPVKGSLKGGGTGQLEYTVKVDSKTFGNTQETRKIRSGETDDFNWKSVPPSGAVAMPGGCPNADNLPRDENGAMVRQTQVRLAPSVDAKGIANVQLSFQAAAPKGTRNVTAGGKSLQCPDVVSVSQVKWVSIPTNGGSKAVTMSDGTKVTVSIKR; this is translated from the coding sequence ATGAGCCAACGCAGCTTGTCGGTCGCCGCATCGTGGTCGGCCGTGTTCGCGGCGGCGTGCGTCAGCGCGAGCGTATTCGCGGCGCCGCCGGTCAAGGGCAGCCTGAAGGGCGGCGGTACGGGACAGCTCGAATACACCGTCAAGGTCGACTCGAAGACCTTCGGCAATACGCAGGAGACCCGCAAGATCCGCTCGGGCGAGACGGACGACTTCAACTGGAAGTCGGTGCCGCCGAGCGGCGCGGTCGCGATGCCGGGCGGTTGCCCGAATGCGGATAATCTGCCGCGCGACGAGAACGGCGCGATGGTGCGCCAGACCCAGGTCCGGCTCGCGCCGTCGGTCGACGCGAAGGGGATCGCGAACGTGCAGTTGAGCTTCCAGGCGGCCGCGCCGAAGGGCACGCGCAACGTGACGGCCGGCGGCAAGTCGCTGCAGTGCCCGGACGTCGTGTCGGTGAGCCAGGTGAAGTGGGTGTCGATTCCGACCAACGGCGGATCGAAGGCCGTGACGATGAGCGACGGCACGAAGGTGACGGTGTCGATCAAGCGTTGA
- a CDS encoding zinc-binding alcohol dehydrogenase family protein, producing MKAVGLTRYLPIDDPQALLDVELPQPVPGPRDLLVKVEAVSVNPVDTKVRAPKPQVEETPRVLGWDAAGTVVAVGADVTLFRPGDEVFYAGSITRPGANSEFHAVDERIAALKPRTLDFAAAAALPLTALTAWEALFDRLRVSPQGADAGKSVLIVGGAGGVGSIAIQLAKTLGKLHVIATASRPASAEWVRSLGADAVVDHFGDLPSQLREAGHPNVDYVLIFNDTDRHFPAAAEVIRPQGGICTIVENEKPVPVELLKAKSAAFHWEFMFTRAMFETPDMIEQHKILGEVARLVDSGTLRTTLGEQLGAINAANVRRAHQLLEAGRTIGKLVLSGF from the coding sequence ATGAAAGCCGTTGGACTGACCCGTTATCTGCCGATCGACGACCCGCAGGCCTTGCTCGACGTGGAACTGCCGCAGCCCGTGCCGGGGCCGCGCGACTTGCTCGTGAAGGTCGAGGCCGTTTCCGTGAACCCGGTGGACACCAAGGTGCGTGCGCCGAAGCCGCAGGTCGAGGAGACGCCGCGCGTGCTTGGCTGGGATGCCGCCGGCACGGTCGTCGCGGTCGGCGCCGACGTCACGCTGTTCCGGCCCGGCGACGAAGTGTTCTACGCGGGCAGCATCACGCGGCCCGGCGCGAACAGCGAATTCCATGCGGTCGACGAACGGATCGCCGCGCTGAAGCCGCGCACGCTCGACTTCGCCGCGGCCGCCGCGCTGCCGCTCACTGCGCTGACCGCGTGGGAAGCGCTGTTCGACCGGCTGCGCGTGTCGCCGCAGGGCGCGGATGCAGGCAAGTCGGTGCTGATCGTCGGCGGCGCGGGCGGCGTGGGCTCGATCGCGATCCAGCTCGCGAAGACGCTCGGCAAGCTGCACGTGATCGCGACCGCGTCGCGGCCGGCGTCGGCCGAATGGGTGCGCTCGCTCGGCGCGGATGCGGTGGTCGACCATTTCGGCGATCTGCCTTCGCAGTTGCGCGAGGCCGGGCATCCGAACGTCGACTACGTGCTGATCTTCAACGACACGGACCGCCATTTCCCAGCCGCCGCGGAAGTCATCCGGCCGCAGGGCGGCATTTGCACGATCGTCGAGAACGAGAAGCCGGTGCCGGTCGAACTGCTGAAGGCGAAGAGCGCCGCGTTTCACTGGGAATTCATGTTCACGCGCGCGATGTTCGAGACGCCGGACATGATCGAGCAGCACAAGATTCTCGGCGAGGTCGCGCGGCTCGTCGACAGCGGCACGCTGCGCACGACGCTCGGTGAACAGCTCGGCGCGATCAATGCCGCGAACGTGCGCCGCGCGCACCAGTTGCTCGAAGCCGGGCGCACGATCGGCAAGCTCGTGCTGAGCGGTTTCTGA